Genomic DNA from Novipirellula galeiformis:
GGCTTGCGGATCACTTGACCGAGGTGGTGGGAGAGCCAATTCGCCCTACGGATGTTTTGATTGATGCGCCTCCGGTTAAGCTCGAAGTCGATATCAATGTCGATGTCGTGCTGCGAGATCGAAGTCTGCCCCCTCAAGCGGGCGATGTAAAAGGTGGTGTTCCCCCCACATGTGTGGAGCTGGCTAACGTATCCCCCGTAGCGAGGGCCTTGGCTCGGCAGCAGTTTGATGATCAAGTCAAGCGAGTACGGGTTTTCGTGCATCCCCAAAAACGCGACATTATGACCCAAGCGATTCCCAGCAGTCGTGATTGGTCCACAATCCTGCTTGAAGTGATTCACCGCATCGATAACGAGGTAGTTTAGTAGATATGAGCAATCCTGTATCGCAGTCGTCCAACACGTCATCGCCGCAAGTGATTGTTTGTGCGGATGAAGCATCGGCTTCACGAAAGGTGGCCGATATGATTGTCGCCGCGGTCAACGCAAAACCATCGGTCGTGCTTGGGTTGGCCACCGGTGGGACTCCGGTCAAGACCTACGCGAACATCGTTGAAGACTTTCGAGCCGGCAAGGTGGACTTTCGCAACGTAACATCGTTCAATCTGGATGAGTACATTGGGCTAAGTGGGACTCATCCACAGAGTTTTCGGCACTTCATGGAATTGCAACTCTTCAATCACATCAACATTGACCCCAGCAAAACCTTCGTACCCGAAGGCTGTGGTGACGACCCGGCAGCGCACGCAGCCGAGTTTGAAAAGCGAATTGCCGATGCGGGGGGGATTGATCTGCAACTATTGGGCATTGGACACAACGGACACATTGCCTTTAACGAGCCCGGTTCGTCCGCGGATTCGCGGACTCGCGTCGTGGGATTGACGCAGTCGACGATCGAGAAGAACGCGAGATTCTTTGATTCCGAAGACGAGGTTCCCAAGACGGCGATCACGATGGGGATCGGTACGATTCTCGAAGCAAAGCAGATCGTGTTGCTTGCGACCGGCACAGGCAAAGCCGAAGCGATCCGGCTTTCATTGCAAGCGTCGCCGAGTGACGACGTGCCCGCTTCTTGGCTCGCCAAACATCCCCAAGTGACCTTCGTCCTCGACGAAGCGGCTGCCAGCGAATTGGCCTAAGCCTTTTGGAAAATGACGTGGGATTCAATCCGTAGCTGCGTTCGCAAGAACGCGGTGCGACGGGAAAGAGGTGGGCGATCGTAAACTCAGGGTTGCGGCTTACTCGCTGACGCACTCTCGCTTTCCGCAGGTGGCGTTTCGCTTACCTACGGCAAATTTCCTCAATCCCTATCGCGATAGGATCGAAAACCATTCGTCATGACATGTGATGGAAAAAAGCGTGCTGACGCATCGAACCATCAAGAAAACGCAGCTTCAACACTCACGCGGTGGGGGCGCGGACGGTTCGTGATGGGCGAGTTCGACCGATTCTTGGATCGCGTCGATCATGTGTTGGGTGTCCAGGGCTTGTTGGTGAAATGGATCGAGCGGTTCGTCACCAATGAAGCGGGCAATCATGCGTCGTTCTTGGTTGCCTTCGAAGGTCAGTTGCTCGACGGCTCCCGCGGCGTCGTGGATCCAACAGCGCGCCGGCCGGTCGTGCCAAGGACGTGTAAAGTCGTCGCAGACCAGTGATGCGTCACTGCCGGCGACCTCGAACCACTTTCGTGTCGACGTGTCGTAGCCACACGATAGCGTCGCGGTAACGTCATCGTCGAACCAGAGCATCGCTGTGATCCGTTGTGCGACCCCTTGGCGTACGATGCGTCCGGCAACCATCCGGTTGGGTAATGATCCCGCTACGAATCGTGCCAGCGAGCAAACGTACCAACCGAGATCCAGCAAGCAGCCGCCACCGAGTTCAGGGTCAAGGCGATGTTCTCCGGATTGAAACGGGTGAAAGAATGACACAGCCGCCGTGATGTGGCCAAGCTTGCCGAATCGTCCTTCCTGCAGCCAGCCGCGGAACGCATCGGTACGTTCGTGATGCAGCCACGCGGTGGCGTCGAGCAACCGCACCGAGTTCGCCTTGCACGCCGCGTGTACCGCGAGCGATTGGGACGTCGCTACGGTTAGCGGTTTTTCGCAAAGCACATGCTTGCCCGCTTGAGCCGCTGCGATGGCCCATTCGGCGTGCATTGACGGGGGCAATGCGATATAGACCGCGTCGACATCGTCGCGAACCAACAACGACTCGTAGCCTTCGACCGCGGCGGCGATTCCGTATTGGTCGGCGTACCATTGGGCCCGCTGGCTCGTGCGGCTGGCAATCGCGGAGACTTCAGCGCCATCGGTCGATTGAATGTCCGCGACCAATCGCCGGGTGATTCGTCCGGTGCCGATGACTCCAAAGCGTGTGATAGATCCTTCACCACTCATGAACGCGATACTCTCGTTGTAGGGAATTGGGGTTGTGGAAACCTTACGACAATTGTCGTAGTTTCGTGTAGGCCACGATCAGTCGATTCGCGGCCTGTTCTATTTCTTCATCGGTATTGAACCGCCCAATTCCAAAGCGAACGCTGCAGCGGGCGGCGGATTCGCTGAGGCCCAGCGCGGTCAAAACATGGCTGGGGGCTGCATCGGCGCTGCTGCACGCTGAGCCGCTACTAAAGGCCAACTCGGGCGTTGCGGACATCCACGCGGCGCCTTCGATTGCGTCAAGTTGAAAATTTAAATTCCCAGCTAAACGGGATGACTGCGTGAGCGGGGGCCCGTTGAGCACGATTCCTTCGATACCGCGACAGAGCAGGTCAAACAGTTTATTACGCAATTGGGCGATGCGAGCGGTTTCGCTTTCCATTTCATCGACGCAAAGCGTCAATGCGGTTGCCATGGCGACAATCCCTGCGGGATTCAGAGTGCCACTGCGCAGCCCGTGTTGTTGTCCTCCGCCGACGATTTGAGGTTTTAGCCGGACTCGACGATTGCCATTGCCGGCGAGCAAAAAACCGATTCCCTTGGGACCGTAAAACTTGTGAGCCGTGGCGCTCACCAAATCAACATCCGCATCCCCAATGTCCACGGGGATGCGTCCGACCGCTTGAGTCGCATCACTGTGCAATAACGCGCCACGCGAGTGGCAAAGTTGAGCAATGGATTTCATCGGAGCAATCGAGCCGATCTCGTTATTCGCCCACATCACCGAAACGAGTGCCGTGTCCGGCTCAATCGCAGCGGCGAGTCGGTCCAAATCGACGAGTCCAGATGAGTCGTTGCCATTGGCGACCACGGGAACGCGTGTGACTCGGATTCCTTCTCGCTCCAGG
This window encodes:
- a CDS encoding Gfo/Idh/MocA family protein, translated to MSGEGSITRFGVIGTGRITRRLVADIQSTDGAEVSAIASRTSQRAQWYADQYGIAAAVEGYESLLVRDDVDAVYIALPPSMHAEWAIAAAQAGKHVLCEKPLTVATSQSLAVHAACKANSVRLLDATAWLHHERTDAFRGWLQEGRFGKLGHITAAVSFFHPFQSGEHRLDPELGGGCLLDLGWYVCSLARFVAGSLPNRMVAGRIVRQGVAQRITAMLWFDDDVTATLSCGYDTSTRKWFEVAGSDASLVCDDFTRPWHDRPARCWIHDAAGAVEQLTFEGNQERRMIARFIGDEPLDPFHQQALDTQHMIDAIQESVELAHHEPSAPPPREC
- the nagB gene encoding glucosamine-6-phosphate deaminase; translation: MSNPVSQSSNTSSPQVIVCADEASASRKVADMIVAAVNAKPSVVLGLATGGTPVKTYANIVEDFRAGKVDFRNVTSFNLDEYIGLSGTHPQSFRHFMELQLFNHINIDPSKTFVPEGCGDDPAAHAAEFEKRIADAGGIDLQLLGIGHNGHIAFNEPGSSADSRTRVVGLTQSTIEKNARFFDSEDEVPKTAITMGIGTILEAKQIVLLATGTGKAEAIRLSLQASPSDDVPASWLAKHPQVTFVLDEAAASELA
- a CDS encoding cysteine desulfurase family protein, whose amino-acid sequence is MLRMIYLDNHATTRCDPRVVQAMLPWLSEDYGNPSSVSHDAGHTAAEGVQRSAGAIASALNAPAEAVLFTSGATESNNLAIRGVCLHPRQKKRHFVTVASEHHAVLDVADDLEREGIRVTRVPVVANGNDSSGLVDLDRLAAAIEPDTALVSVMWANNEIGSIAPMKSIAQLCHSRGALLHSDATQAVGRIPVDIGDADVDLVSATAHKFYGPKGIGFLLAGNGNRRVRLKPQIVGGGQQHGLRSGTLNPAGIVAMATALTLCVDEMESETARIAQLRNKLFDLLCRGIEGIVLNGPPLTQSSRLAGNLNFQLDAIEGAAWMSATPELAFSSGSACSSADAAPSHVLTALGLSESAARCSVRFGIGRFNTDEEIEQAANRLIVAYTKLRQLS